ATGATTCCTTCAAGCCGGTTATCGTCAAGAAGAGGAATGGCCACAGCAAGGATCTTTCTTCCAAACCTCTCTTCAAATCCTGATTTCATGACTGGTTCACCATTAAGAAGCTGTTCTCGCTCTTCCTTCCCGATCAAGGTTTCATAATCAATTGAATAAGGGAGGCAGGCGCTTAGCTCCTTTGGGTTACTGACAAGGAATACCTCGGACTCCGATTTTTCATTATACCATTCTACCTGCTCCTTCATTTCATCGGTCAATGGACCGCCTGGATAGTCACTCGCCAGGCGGTAACCTTCTTCAATAAGTGAATCTTCAACTATATCGACATATAGTTTTTCATAAAATAGATAGGATAAAAAAAAAGAATACAATACAGTTACCAGTATGGTGGCGGTAACCGTCAGCCATAATTTTTTAAACAGGCTGTCAGAAAAAGAAATCATGTTTCCGGCACCTCGAATTTATACCCTACACCCCAGATGGTTTGAATATAGTCTCCTGTTCCCAGTTTCATCCTCAGCGTCTTAATGTGTGTGTCGACAGTCCTCAAGCTGCCATGGTAATCCATTCCCCAGACAAACTCCAGCAACTGTTCCCTACTTAGGGCCTGGCCCTGGTGCTGAACAAGAAAAACGAGCAGCTCAAACTCTTTGAGGGTGAGCGGAACATTATTTCCTTCCACACTGACTCTTCTTCCCTTCTTATCTATGTTAATTTTTCCCAGAGTCACTGAATCTTCATCATTCTTGACAAAAGACGTCCTTCTTAACAATGCATTGATTCTTGCTACAAGCTCTCCCGGACTGAAAGGCTTGACTATATAATCATCTCCCCCAAGCTGGAGCCCTTTTACTTTATCCCATTCTTCTCCTTTAGCTGAAAGGAAGATAATCGGTACCTGCGAAAAAGTCCTGATCTTTCCGCAAACGGCAAAGCCATCCTCAAAAGGCATCATAATATCAAGAATGACCAGGTCAAAGTTTTCTTCCTGCAGTTTTCTCACTCCATCTACCCCGTCTGCGGCATGGACACATTTGAACCCTGAATTTTCAAGATACATTTGCACAAGATTGCGCATATCTTCTTCATCATCTATGATTAAAACTTTTATGGGATTCATCCTGCTATCTCTCCCTCGTTACGATTTGAAATGGGCCGTTTCCAACTTCTAGTGTGTTCTCTATGGATAGACTATCCGGGGCGATTATATATACTTCATTGCTGTCATAACCGGCTACAATGAGTTTGTCCGCAAAAAAATCAATTTCGAACGGATTTGCCCCCACCTTCAATGAGTCCTTCATTCTCCCGTCCTCACCCAATTTATACAGCATATTCGATCCATGGCTCAGGACAAATACATCATCTTCATCCTTCGTGAAATCCACTGGCATGACAGGAGCTGAAATCTCTTTCATTAAACGTCCATTATTCAGGTCATAGATGTGAATTGATTCTTCAACTTCCGTTCCTTTTCCATGCCCGCCAATCCAAAGCTCATCTTTTTCCCTGCACAATAACGCACCTGCTGCAGCAGGATGGATTTTAAATCCCGGAAGCCGCTTTTTATCATTTGTGTCGATAATACTTAACATTTCTTGATTATAGCTGATGGCATAAAGCTTTTCCTCGGCCTCGAGAAGTGTCAGCGGGTCTTTTTCAACCTTTATTTCATCCACTTCCGTTCCTTTGATATTGTAAAATCGGACACTGTCCCTATCCTGGTCGGCGAATGCGATTTCCGCTCCATTCTCTACCAATAGAGCATTCACGATTCCCTTTCCAGTTTTCCACGATGCAATCTTCTTCCCTTTACTCAACGAATACAAATCGGCAGTATCGAGACTTTTGCCATAAAGCAATATCGTATCATTGTCAGGAAGGATCAGCCCTCCGATGTACGGACGGTCAACAGCCCAGTCAGGTAATTTTTCACCTTTTTCCATATCATAAAATGAAATGGTCATTTCTTTGATATTTATTGTCGATATAATAGAAGAATCCTTTGGTATCGATTCAAAAGATTCAAAAGTACACGCTGATAACAAAACAGTGAAAGCTGCTGCAGTGATTATATAAATCCACTTCATAATTTACTCCTTTTCTGTCACAAGTATCTCATATTATTATAGCTCTAATTTGTGATATTTCTATGAAGTTGAACAATACGGGTTAAAAAGCAATAAAGTTATTGAAGTTTTTTGCAAAAAGAAAAAACTTGCCGACATTAGCGACAAGTCATGAATTATGTATTTTGTCATTTGATGATCATTTCTTTTTTAACAGCGATTTCTTTCAGTTCTTCAGCAAGCACTTCAAGTTCCCAAGGGCTATCTGATTCAATTAGGAGTTCATTAGCTTGCAGGGTAATTTTGAAAAAAGAATCATGAAATCCACCAGTGAATTCTATCTGACCATGAGATACTGTACAACGATGATCATTTTGCTCTATCCAGCATCCTTTAATAAGCAAGTCCAGGATCCCTTCGACATGAACAACTTCTCGGACAAGTTCCAACTTTACGGTTCCAATACCAGACATTAGAATCCTCCTCGTTACCAATTGTCGAAATATTCACTTCACTATTAGTGTACGTATTAAGTTGAAAACAAGCAAGTATATTTCGACATATCCTGGATCCTTCTCGACCACTAATGTAGAAATACCTGTCACCTTATAAATTGCTAACTCCCCAGATTACAAGGTTTCCGTTCCTTTTCATGCAGGGTAATCGCTTGGTTGGGCATTGAATCACCGTTTCCGTTCCCTTTCATGCTGGGTTATCGCTCATTCGGGCATTGAATCACCGTTTCCGTTCCCTTTCATGCTGGGTTATCGCTCATTCGGGTATTGAAACAAGGTTTCCGTTCCTTTTCATGCTGGGTAATCGCCCAGTTCGGCATGGATCACGGTTTGTTTCAAAAAAAATAGAGACAGCTTTCGCCATCCCTATTGGGGGGGGTTATTCAGTTGGACCCGTCCATGCCATCATGCCGCCTTGCATGTTGATCACGTTATAACCATAGTAATCCAGGAATTGAGTTGCCCTGGAACTGCGGCCGCCCGAACGGCAGACCATTACGTAAGTCTTGTTCTTGTCTAATTCATTCATCCTGAACTCAAGCAAACCTAATGGAATATGAATCGATCCCGGAATTTTATCTTGAGCTACTTCGCTTACTTCACGAACATCCAAAACTTCATATTCATTTGAGCCTAATCCATTTTGCACTTCTGTTGGTGTCATCTCACGCATTTCAATTTCCTCCCTATTACTTTATCATTAATTACCAGGCGCTCATGCCGCCCTTTACATTCGTTACATTCTTGAATCCAGCTTTTTTCAATAACTTGCTTGCCTGGCTGCTGCGCATTCCGCTCTGGCAAATGACAACTACATCCCTATCCTGCGAAAGTTCACCGGTACGGTTACCAAGCTGTTGCAATGGAATATTCTTGAACCCTTTAATGTGATTCCCTTTATATTCACCTGGAGTCCTTACGTCAACGTATTGCACTCCAGCCTTTTTTGATTTCATCATATCACCTAATTGTGCTGTGGTGATTTGGTTTACTCCCTTAGTTGGAGCGAAACGACTCCATAAGAAAGCTGCTGCTAGCACAACGATCAATACATTAATTACTACATCCATCCGTAAGCACCTCTTTCTCCTCATTTTAGTAAGTCATGATTTTTTAGTGAGGCAATCTTGCACACCACTTATACCCATAAGGGTATTTTAATTGACAAAAATCAACTTGTCAAGAACAGAAACTCTTTATTTTCTGCTCTTCACAAGCAATTCCACTGCATCATTTACTGCCTGGGACGTTTCTCTGCCTTCTTGCAGATCACTGATTAAGCATTGTTCAAGATTCTTGCTGACAACCAAAGCAATCGTGCGGTCAACTGCAGAACGAATAGCTGATAATTGGGTTACGACCGACTTGCATTCCTCCTGTTCTTCGAGCAGGCGGATGCTTCCTCTTACCTGTCCTTCGATCCTCTTCAAGCGATTCACAATTTCCTTATTGTACTCCACCTTGCCACCTCCTACTATGATGGTCGAGTAATTGTATAGCCTTTAACATGGTAACCATATTTTTTCAGCAATCTTGCACCGAAATTCTTTTCTAGCTCATTTGATGCAATAATGACGATATGCCTGTTAGGAATTTCTTTAATATATCTTTTCAAATATCCGCAAGGAATATTAATTGCGCCATTTACCGGATTTTTAGCAGAATCCTGATAATCTCTAAGATCGACAAAGACTGCATCCTTTTCATATCCCTTTACTGCCGGAAGATTCCTTACTGGAACATAACGGTTGAAAGCTAAGGTAATCAAAAGGAGACTGATGATTAAAGTTGTGAGCAACTACTCTTCACCTCTTGTTATATCTTGTTCATTACTGAACTTATAATATTTATTGTATACCATAAGGGGTATAAAATCAATAGTTGAAGAAATATTTTTTGACATTTTTTTAAAAAAACAAGGCTCTGTTAAACTTTGCTGTTGATTTTCGTTCCAGGCGCTTCGCTTTCCGCGGGCAGTCGGGGAGCCTCCTCGGCGCCTTATGCGCCTGCGGGGTCTCCCCATGACTTTCTCATCCCGCAGGAGTCTACGCGCCTTCCACTACAATCAACAGGGCTTTAAAACAACAATGGACTTTAACAGAGCCAAAAACAAAAAAAGAAGCAAGAATTCCTTCCTTCCTTCTTTGATTACTATATCAATATTGGATCAAGTGCATCAGCAATCAACTGCCATTTTTCGCTTTATACTACTTGATTATTTATTCTTCCACTCCAGCTTGGATTGCCTCAGCTGTTTCCAAATGAAGGTGGATCAACATGATTTTACTCTCACTTGGCACAGAGGACTCTACTATTCTTTTAGTGGCAAGGAAGTATTTTACCATTAATGGTTTTCTAGCTCTCGGATGTGAATTTTCATCCTTTAGGTCTCTTCTTATCGCTTCTTTTAATATGTCTTCCGGTACCTGTTCGGATTGGAGTTTTCGATTGTTCCAAATAGTCCTATACTCATCAAGTAATTTATCATAATCCATTCCTTGCATCGTGACTCCCCCTGCAGTTAATTCGCCTAATAAAACCCTCATTAGTATATTTACATATTTCAGGCTGATAATGCAAAAAATAAGTTAAATAAAATTAAAGGAGAATAGCTATGAGCAAACCTTACCGATGCCCTAATTGCAAGACGAACAGGACAAGATTCAATATGATATCCCAAGTTCCCCAACCTGTAAAATTGAATCCGCAATCAGGTGAAATTGTAGAGCAATATTCAAATGACCAGCTTGAACCTTTTCACCTTCCATACAAAGGTCCAGAACTGAAAATACAATGTGCAGCTTGTGGACTGGTTGAGGATGAAAAAACCTTTGCCAAATTTGGGGAGAGTTAACGATAATCAAAGCCCATTAAGAACATAAGTTAAAAAAGCTTGAGATTTCTCAAGCTTTTTTATTTGCCTGCCTTCATGCCTATATCATCAAAAAACTTTACAGAATCTACTCTCCATTGTTCATTTGGCATGTACCTCACAAGATGTACTTTACCTAAAAAATTCTTTCCGCCAGTCCCTTTTAACTGCAAATTAACCTCGACAGGGACAGATAGACTCAACTGATCTCCAACATCCTCCGCAGGCAAAACTTCCATGCGGGAAATCCTGATATTCTCTATTTTGTACAGGAGGTTCTCCCATTCAAGGACTTGAAGAGAGATTAATGAAACGATGTCACTGTCCTGCTGCTTTAGCCCAGCAATATAGGCATTGACTAGGTCGTAAGGATCGGTTTGTTCCAGGTATCCTTCGAGCTTGCCTGCTGATTTCAGGATCATCAATTTATGGGAAAGATCCATAAAGTTTGTCCTGTGCGTCGTGCTTCCATAAAAATGGATGCAAAAGTGACCTGGAAAGTTATTTTTCAAGGCACCACCGCCATGTGGCATTCCATGCATTGAGGCTGCAATTTTGCCATCTTCCGAGATCACGATAATTGCCCTCCGCTTCCAGCTCCACTTACCTTTATAAATCTCTTTCATGATTGCCGTATCCTTTGAAGTTAAAGGCTGAACATCCGCATGGTTACTGCCCGCTCTTCTTTGGACGCGGAACTTCATCCCTGTTTCAAAATCGACAACTGTGAACTTACTGTACCTTGGGAGAATTTCATTCACTTCTTCCCACTTCAGCATATTGATCTGGTCCCTTTTCGTATTATTCTTGGCTTCTATGTTGTTCCCAGTCATAGCAAGAAAAAAAATGACCATGATCATTACTTTCACTACTGGCATTTATAATCAACTCTTTTTCACTCGGCTTAATCTTGCTGTTTACTTTGCTAAAATCCAACAAAGCAGAATCACGCTCCATGAAAGTTTTTGCTTTTTTGCCCCCTGCTATTCAAAACCTCTTTTTAAAGCAAACAAAAAACCCAGCAAAAGCTGGGTAAATTAGTATAAACCTACTTTTCCAGGTTCATCAGCTGTTCTGCTAAAAGACTCCAGTCTGTTACCTGACCGATGAAAACGAGATTGAGCGGCATCTTCATATACTCCTTCATATATAAAGGCATCCCGTACGAATACTGGAACAGGTCTGGATATTGAGAATGATCAAATAATACATACCCTTTTATCCGATAAATCGAATCTGGAAGCGCCCTCAAAAAGTCTTCAAAACCTTTTTGGCTGATAGGGCCTTTGAATTGATGAACATACGTGCTAAGCCTCAGATCAGCCTGTACATGCGCCCCAGTGCTTTTAGCTTTTTCAGTATAAGCCAATCCTTCCAGCAGTTTCATCGGCACTTTGGAATAGGTACTTAAAATGCATTTAGCTTGAGAATTAAGCCTTTGGATATCCAGGTTTATTTTTGCCTGTTCTGCTTCATTGAGAAGGTCTGACTTATTAACGATGATGAGGTCAGCATGCTTTACTTGTTCGAGCAAAAGCTGATGCACTTGTGGATCTAATGTCACCCTATTGAACCATTGAGGCCCATCCACTGTTGTAATGATTCCTTTGATCTCAAGCTTGTCCGCAAATAATGGGGATAGGACAGCATCCAAAACCTCAACCGGATGAGCGGCTCCTGTAGTCTCTATATAAATTGCATCGAGATCATGGTCAAATAACAATCCCTGAAGCTGGGATTCGAGTTTGTCCTGGATTGTGCAGCAAATGCACCCTCCCAGTAGCTCTTTCAAGGGAACATCTGTGTCCACAGCATCGGAATCAATCGAAACATTGCCAAGCTCGTTCATCATAACGGCAATTGTCCGTCCGCTCTCTTTTTCATGCTGTAAAATTTGTTTAAGCAGTGTCGTTTTACCTGTGCCAAGAAAACCTGACAAAATGTAAACCTCTGTTTTTTTCATTTTCTTTTCCGCCCATCTTTTCTATGTAATATGGAAAATCTCCAGCAAATGCTGGAGATCCGCCTTTTATTTATTCATTTCCTGCTTTAACACTTCTAGTGCTTTCTGAATCTGCGGGTCGTCATTTTTAATCTGTTCACGCAAAGCATTCATTAATTCAATCGTCGAGCTGCCCTTAAGGATACCCGTTTCCTCAAGTTCTTTTGATTTTTGGAAAGCCATCACAGCTTCCTTAGTTTTCCCATCATAAAAACCATCTTCACGACCTGGATCAAATCCAAGAGCTTTAAGCATTTTTTGTGCAGCCTTGACTTGTTCAGATGCTGTGGATTCCTTCAATTCAGCTTCAGGATCAATGA
This portion of the Mesobacillus sp. S13 genome encodes:
- a CDS encoding response regulator transcription factor — its product is MNPIKVLIIDDEEDMRNLVQMYLENSGFKCVHAADGVDGVRKLQEENFDLVILDIMMPFEDGFAVCGKIRTFSQVPIIFLSAKGEEWDKVKGLQLGGDDYIVKPFSPGELVARINALLRRTSFVKNDEDSVTLGKINIDKKGRRVSVEGNNVPLTLKEFELLVFLVQHQGQALSREQLLEFVWGMDYHGSLRTVDTHIKTLRMKLGTGDYIQTIWGVGYKFEVPET
- a CDS encoding YncE family protein, which translates into the protein MKWIYIITAAAFTVLLSACTFESFESIPKDSSIISTINIKEMTISFYDMEKGEKLPDWAVDRPYIGGLILPDNDTILLYGKSLDTADLYSLSKGKKIASWKTGKGIVNALLVENGAEIAFADQDRDSVRFYNIKGTEVDEIKVEKDPLTLLEAEEKLYAISYNQEMLSIIDTNDKKRLPGFKIHPAAAGALLCREKDELWIGGHGKGTEVEESIHIYDLNNGRLMKEISAPVMPVDFTKDEDDVFVLSHGSNMLYKLGEDGRMKDSLKVGANPFEIDFFADKLIVAGYDSNEVYIIAPDSLSIENTLEVGNGPFQIVTRER
- a CDS encoding rhodanese-like domain-containing protein, whose protein sequence is MREMTPTEVQNGLGSNEYEVLDVREVSEVAQDKIPGSIHIPLGLLEFRMNELDKNKTYVMVCRSGGRSSRATQFLDYYGYNVINMQGGMMAWTGPTE
- a CDS encoding rhodanese-like domain-containing protein, which translates into the protein MDVVINVLIVVLAAAFLWSRFAPTKGVNQITTAQLGDMMKSKKAGVQYVDVRTPGEYKGNHIKGFKNIPLQQLGNRTGELSQDRDVVVICQSGMRSSQASKLLKKAGFKNVTNVKGGMSAW
- a CDS encoding metal-sensitive transcriptional regulator → MEYNKEIVNRLKRIEGQVRGSIRLLEEQEECKSVVTQLSAIRSAVDRTIALVVSKNLEQCLISDLQEGRETSQAVNDAVELLVKSRK
- a CDS encoding CobW family GTP-binding protein: MKKTEVYILSGFLGTGKTTLLKQILQHEKESGRTIAVMMNELGNVSIDSDAVDTDVPLKELLGGCICCTIQDKLESQLQGLLFDHDLDAIYIETTGAAHPVEVLDAVLSPLFADKLEIKGIITTVDGPQWFNRVTLDPQVHQLLLEQVKHADLIIVNKSDLLNEAEQAKINLDIQRLNSQAKCILSTYSKVPMKLLEGLAYTEKAKSTGAHVQADLRLSTYVHQFKGPISQKGFEDFLRALPDSIYRIKGYVLFDHSQYPDLFQYSYGMPLYMKEYMKMPLNLVFIGQVTDWSLLAEQLMNLEK